The Tepidibacter aestuarii genome contains a region encoding:
- the hisC gene encoding histidinol-phosphate transaminase: MSENLFRKEVASIKPYIPGKSVDELKKELGIENIEKLASNENPLGPSLKAINEIKKELDSIHIYPDSNCTKLKDGLCKRYNLKHENIVVGNGGEELLKIIAQTFINEGDEAIMANPTFGKYASEVLFMGGVAHQIDLKDYKHDFEKFVQKINDKTKLIYVCNPNNPTGNIMTKDDIDYLVKNTPEDVVLVFDEAYYEYAVKNDKYPDSLEILRKRPNTIILRTFSKAVGIASVRVGYLLTSSEITSAMNKMKMVFNVNRLAQAAGIGALNDDDHIDKTVELNYECMGMMEKYFEENNIEYIKSNSNFIFVNVGVDSKIVFEELLKKGIIVRPGYFWDWKNWLRVSTGTKDQTQKFIDALQEVLEENKIHA, from the coding sequence ATGAGTGAAAATCTGTTTAGAAAAGAAGTAGCTTCTATAAAACCGTATATACCTGGAAAGTCTGTAGATGAATTAAAGAAGGAATTAGGTATTGAAAATATTGAAAAGCTTGCATCTAATGAAAATCCATTAGGGCCATCTTTAAAGGCTATTAATGAAATAAAAAAAGAATTAGATAGTATACATATATATCCAGATTCTAACTGCACTAAGTTAAAAGATGGATTATGTAAAAGATACAATCTAAAGCATGAAAATATAGTTGTAGGTAATGGTGGGGAAGAGCTTTTAAAAATAATAGCTCAAACTTTTATAAATGAAGGCGATGAAGCTATAATGGCTAACCCTACATTTGGAAAATATGCGAGTGAAGTTCTTTTTATGGGTGGAGTTGCTCATCAAATAGATCTTAAAGACTATAAGCATGATTTTGAAAAATTTGTTCAAAAAATCAACGATAAGACGAAATTAATTTATGTATGTAATCCAAACAATCCGACTGGAAATATAATGACTAAGGATGATATTGATTATTTAGTAAAGAATACTCCGGAAGATGTAGTTTTAGTATTTGATGAAGCTTATTATGAGTATGCTGTAAAAAATGATAAGTATCCAGATTCTTTAGAGATATTAAGAAAAAGACCAAATACTATTATACTTAGAACATTCTCAAAGGCTGTTGGAATTGCATCAGTAAGAGTTGGATATTTACTTACATCAAGTGAAATAACTAGTGCTATGAATAAGATGAAGATGGTATTTAATGTTAACAGGTTGGCTCAAGCTGCAGGAATAGGAGCTTTAAATGATGATGATCATATAGATAAAACTGTAGAGCTTAACTATGAGTGTATGGGAATGATGGAAAAATATTTTGAAGAAAATAATATAGAGTATATAAAGTCTAATTCAAACTTTATATTTGTAAATGTTGGAGTTGATTCAAAAATAGTATTTGAAGAATTACTCAAAAAAGGAATAATAGTAAGACCTGGATATTTTTGGGATTGGAAAAACTGGTTAAGAGTTAGTACAGGAACTAAAGACCAAACTCAAAAATTTATAGATGCATTGCAAGAAGTGTTAGAAGAAAATAAAATACACGCTTAA
- a CDS encoding prephenate dehydrogenase: MDELDFNITIVGLGLIGGSFAMALNKLKPKNLWAVDIDEDAIKTAKSLGIIDKGYLQPEIPLKNSDIVIICLYPELTIKFINDNMNNFKSGAIITDTAGIKHKILEKINSFLRKDLDFIGAHPMAGRESKGIGFASKDIFNDANYIITPTNKNKKENIEILENIIKSIGCKNIVKVSPKKHDEIIAFTSQLPHIIASALVNSDIEENTNLFIGGSFKDATRVANMNTQLWLEVFIDNGKNIIEKIDIFEKSLSQIKNLIINKDIDSLESIFEKGKLKRGEIM, encoded by the coding sequence TTGGATGAGTTGGATTTTAATATAACTATTGTAGGGTTAGGGCTTATTGGTGGATCATTTGCAATGGCATTAAATAAATTAAAACCTAAAAATTTATGGGCTGTTGATATAGATGAAGATGCTATTAAAACCGCAAAGAGTCTGGGGATAATTGATAAAGGATACTTACAACCTGAAATTCCACTTAAGAATTCTGATATAGTAATTATCTGTTTATACCCAGAATTAACAATAAAATTTATAAATGATAATATGAATAATTTTAAATCAGGAGCTATAATAACTGATACTGCAGGTATTAAACATAAAATATTAGAAAAAATAAATTCATTTTTACGTAAAGACTTGGATTTTATTGGTGCTCATCCAATGGCAGGAAGAGAAAGTAAGGGGATTGGGTTTGCATCAAAGGATATATTTAATGATGCAAATTATATAATCACTCCTACAAATAAAAATAAAAAAGAAAATATTGAGATTTTAGAAAATATTATTAAAAGTATAGGTTGTAAAAATATAGTTAAAGTTAGTCCGAAAAAGCATGATGAAATTATTGCTTTTACAAGTCAATTACCTCATATAATAGCATCAGCTCTTGTGAACAGTGATATTGAGGAAAATACAAATTTATTTATTGGAGGAAGTTTTAAAGATGCTACAAGAGTAGCAAATATGAATACTCAGCTTTGGTTAGAAGTGTTTATAGATAATGGGAAAAATATAATAGAAAAGATAGATATTTTTGAAAAAAGTTTATCTCAGATTAAAAATTTAATAATAAATAAAGATATTGATTCATTGGAATCTATATTTGAAAAAGGAAAACTTAAGAGAGGGGAGATAATGTAA
- the aroE gene encoding shikimate dehydrogenase encodes MSSLYGLIGEKLGHSFSSIIHSIIFKELSIDGHYHLFEVNNEHLKDAVFGLNALKARGANVTIPYKVDIIKYLNGMSIESNKIGAVNTICFKDNKTIGYNTDYYGFGIMLNKYNVNVKNKTAVILGTGGASKAVVQYLLDKEINDIVFVSRDISKVDEKFKKFKLISYDEIKHLKQKDIIINCTPCGMHPNVNISPINKEDMSKFKVAVDLIYNPTQTLFLKYAKELGLVSINGLYMLIGQAVKAEELWNNTEIDSAICDKIYYKINSILQGGNNE; translated from the coding sequence TTGAGTAGTTTATATGGACTTATAGGAGAAAAGCTAGGCCATAGCTTTTCTTCTATAATACATTCAATAATATTTAAAGAGTTAAGTATAGATGGACATTATCATTTATTTGAAGTTAATAATGAACATTTAAAAGATGCAGTGTTTGGATTAAATGCATTAAAAGCAAGAGGAGCAAATGTTACTATACCGTATAAGGTTGACATAATAAAATATTTAAATGGTATGTCAATAGAATCTAATAAAATAGGAGCAGTAAATACAATATGTTTTAAAGATAATAAAACTATTGGATATAATACTGATTACTATGGATTTGGAATAATGCTTAATAAATATAATGTTAATGTTAAGAATAAAACTGCTGTAATACTTGGAACGGGAGGAGCTTCAAAAGCTGTAGTCCAATACCTTTTAGATAAAGAAATAAATGATATTGTATTTGTAAGTAGGGATATTAGTAAAGTGGATGAAAAATTTAAAAAATTTAAATTAATATCATATGATGAAATAAAACATTTAAAACAAAAAGATATAATAATAAATTGCACACCATGTGGAATGCATCCTAATGTAAATATTTCTCCTATTAATAAAGAAGATATGTCAAAATTTAAAGTAGCAGTTGATTTGATATACAATCCTACACAAACTTTATTTTTAAAATATGCAAAAGAATTAGGATTAGTATCTATAAATGGATTGTATATGTTGATAGGGCAAGCTGTAAAAGCAGAAGAATTATGGAATAACACAGAAATTGATAGTGCTATTTGTGATAAGATCTATTATAAAATTAATTCAATACTGCAAGGTGGTAATAATGAATGA
- the aroA gene encoding 3-phosphoshikimate 1-carboxyvinyltransferase, translated as MKCVKITPSILEGEIRIPPSKSISHRAIICGGFSDGISNIENIAFSDDIIATLEGMKSLGIKVKKSEIDSGSGTSKISIKGNEALKLINNQIDCKESGSTLRFFIPMACLIGESITFTGRGKLIERPLDTYYEIFKKQGIQYLNDNKKLPLSVNGILKPGTFEIKGDVSSQFITGLMFVLPILNGDSKIVITTDLESKGYVDLTIDVLDKFSIKIENNNYKEFYIKGNQKYEVNDYRVEGDFSQAAFWTVAGILGDNIKCIGLNVSSLQGDKAILDIVKNMDGDIVINNEFIEVKSSKTKGIVIDASQCPDLVPILATLGSLSVGTTKIINAARLRIKESDRLKAIATELNKLGADIKELEDGLLINGKERLKGGTVDSWNDHRIAMALAIASIKCSEPVIIQNSDSVKKSYPTFWSDFKKLGGRIDEWNMGE; from the coding sequence GTGAAATGTGTAAAAATAACACCATCAATACTTGAAGGAGAAATCAGAATACCACCATCTAAAAGCATTAGCCATAGAGCTATAATTTGTGGGGGATTTAGTGATGGAATAAGTAACATAGAAAATATTGCATTTTCTGATGATATTATTGCCACATTAGAAGGTATGAAATCTTTAGGGATAAAAGTTAAAAAAAGTGAAATAGATTCAGGGAGTGGAACAAGTAAAATTTCAATAAAAGGAAATGAAGCATTAAAGCTAATAAATAATCAAATTGATTGTAAAGAATCGGGATCTACACTAAGATTTTTTATACCAATGGCTTGCTTGATTGGAGAAAGTATAACTTTTACTGGTAGAGGAAAACTTATAGAGCGACCTCTTGATACTTATTATGAAATATTTAAAAAACAGGGTATACAGTATTTAAATGATAATAAAAAATTACCTTTAAGTGTTAATGGAATATTAAAACCAGGAACTTTTGAAATTAAAGGGGATGTAAGTTCTCAGTTTATTACTGGACTTATGTTTGTATTACCAATACTTAATGGAGATTCTAAAATAGTAATAACAACTGATCTTGAATCAAAGGGGTATGTCGATTTAACAATTGATGTTTTAGATAAGTTTTCTATAAAAATAGAAAATAATAACTATAAAGAGTTTTATATAAAGGGAAATCAAAAATATGAAGTTAATGATTATAGAGTAGAAGGAGATTTTTCTCAAGCAGCCTTTTGGACTGTGGCAGGAATACTAGGAGATAATATTAAATGCATTGGTTTGAATGTTAGTTCTCTTCAAGGAGATAAAGCTATTTTAGATATAGTAAAAAATATGGATGGAGATATAGTTATAAATAATGAATTTATTGAAGTTAAAAGTTCAAAAACAAAAGGAATAGTAATTGATGCTTCTCAATGTCCAGACCTTGTTCCGATACTTGCAACCTTAGGATCTTTAAGTGTTGGAACTACAAAAATAATTAATGCTGCTAGACTTAGAATAAAAGAATCAGATAGATTAAAAGCCATAGCCACAGAGTTAAATAAATTAGGTGCAGATATTAAAGAATTAGAAGATGGGTTGTTGATTAATGGAAAAGAAAGGTTAAAAGGTGGAACTGTTGATAGTTGGAATGATCATCGTATAGCCATGGCTTTAGCAATTGCTTCAATAAAATGCAGTGAACCTGTTATTATACAAAACAGCGATTCTGTAAAAAAATCTTATCCAACATTCTGGAGTGATTTTAAAAAGCTAGGAGGAAGAATAGATGAGTGGAACATGGGGGAATAA
- a CDS encoding shikimate kinase has translation MRKINKNVVLIGMPGCGKTTIGNILAQRLSMEFIDIDKYIEEKEERSITDIFNYGEDYFRKIESKAVEEVSSKFSMVISTGGGVVKLYSNIERLNKNGIIIFVNRPIEDIISNVDISSRPLLKDGKYKIYNLFKQRYYLYKKYCDYEIINDTELNEVVGRIIKCVD, from the coding sequence ATGAGAAAGATAAATAAAAATGTAGTTCTTATAGGAATGCCTGGATGCGGCAAAACAACTATAGGAAATATTTTAGCTCAAAGATTAAGTATGGAATTTATTGACATAGATAAATATATCGAAGAAAAAGAAGAAAGAAGCATTACAGATATATTTAATTATGGAGAAGATTATTTTAGAAAAATTGAAAGTAAAGCAGTAGAAGAGGTGAGTAGTAAGTTTTCTATGGTTATATCTACTGGAGGAGGTGTAGTGAAGTTATATTCAAATATAGAAAGACTTAATAAAAATGGAATAATAATATTTGTTAACAGGCCCATAGAAGACATAATTTCTAATGTTGATATAAGTTCACGTCCTTTATTAAAAGATGGAAAATACAAAATTTATAACCTATTTAAACAAAGGTATTACCTTTATAAGAAATATTGTGACTATGAGATAATTAATGATACAGAATTAAATGAAGTTGTAGGTAGAATAATTAAATGTGTAGATTAA
- the pheA gene encoding prephenate dehydratase — protein MDNLRKEIDCIDKELIKLFEKRMEKVLEIAEYKYENNFPILNIYREEQVLSKNTNYIKNKYFQKSAQEFLKNIMDISRSIQEDQLSNYIDISDKKKHKTKNTIYKNKENEYIVGFQGVHGSFSEQALIEYFGEEAKTKNLNEFEDVFKALKNDKIDYGVLPIENSSTGGISEIYDLLRKYGLYIIGEKCLKVDHNLLVIKGTKIEDIKEVYSHSQAFQQSSEFFKGYPDWKLIPYSNTAISAKFIKNENSKTKAAVSSKKAAQLYDLDILESNINFNQSNYTRFIVIGKNLEISNDCNKISILFSISHKPGTLFNILKYFAQNNLNMTKIESRPIIDKSWEYFFYIDFEGCLRDEVVKETIKLIEKESIYFKLLGNYKSHKI, from the coding sequence ATGGATAATTTAAGGAAAGAGATTGACTGTATAGATAAAGAACTTATTAAGTTGTTTGAAAAAAGAATGGAAAAAGTATTAGAGATAGCTGAATACAAATATGAAAATAATTTTCCTATATTAAATATATACAGAGAAGAACAAGTTTTAAGTAAAAATACTAATTATATTAAAAATAAATATTTTCAAAAATCAGCACAAGAATTTTTAAAAAATATTATGGATATTAGCAGATCAATTCAAGAAGATCAATTAAGTAATTATATTGATATAAGTGATAAAAAAAAACATAAAACAAAGAATACAATATACAAAAATAAAGAAAATGAATATATAGTAGGTTTTCAAGGAGTGCATGGATCTTTTAGTGAACAGGCTCTTATAGAGTATTTTGGAGAGGAGGCTAAAACTAAAAATCTAAATGAATTTGAAGATGTTTTTAAAGCACTCAAAAACGATAAGATAGATTATGGAGTACTTCCTATTGAAAATTCGTCTACTGGTGGAATATCAGAAATATATGATTTGTTACGTAAATATGGACTTTATATAATAGGCGAGAAATGCTTAAAAGTAGATCATAATTTACTGGTTATTAAAGGTACTAAAATAGAAGATATCAAAGAGGTATATTCACATTCTCAAGCTTTTCAACAGAGCAGTGAATTTTTCAAAGGATATCCTGATTGGAAACTGATTCCTTATAGTAATACAGCTATTAGTGCAAAGTTTATTAAGAATGAAAATTCAAAAACGAAAGCCGCTGTATCTAGTAAAAAAGCAGCACAATTATACGATTTAGATATACTTGAATCTAACATAAATTTTAATCAAAGTAATTATACAAGATTTATTGTAATAGGTAAAAATCTTGAAATAAGTAATGATTGCAATAAAATTAGTATATTGTTTTCTATTTCACACAAACCAGGTACTCTTTTTAATATTCTAAAGTATTTTGCTCAAAATAATTTGAACATGACAAAAATAGAATCAAGGCCTATTATTGATAAATCATGGGAATATTTCTTCTATATTGATTTTGAAGGTTGTTTGAGGGATGAAGTGGTAAAAGAAACAATTAAATTAATTGAAAAAGAGAGCATATATTTTAAATTACTTGGAAATTACAAATCGCATAAAATATAA
- the aroQ gene encoding type II 3-dehydroquinate dehydratase has translation MKVLIINGPNINFLGIREKDIYGEKTYEEICSYLYEKARELLLKIDIVQSNIEGEIVNYIQNAYGVYDAIIINPAAYTHYSIAIYDALKAVQIPTIEVHISNVHAREEYRRKSVTAPVCIGQICGFGIYGYVMAMMVFVNMNI, from the coding sequence TTGAAAGTACTAATAATAAATGGCCCTAATATTAATTTTTTAGGTATTAGAGAAAAAGATATATATGGTGAAAAAACATATGAAGAAATATGTTCATACTTATATGAAAAAGCAAGAGAGTTATTACTAAAAATAGATATAGTTCAGAGTAATATAGAAGGTGAAATTGTAAACTATATACAAAATGCCTATGGTGTTTATGATGCGATTATAATAAATCCTGCAGCATATACTCATTATAGCATAGCAATATATGATGCTTTAAAAGCAGTACAAATACCAACTATTGAAGTTCATATAAGCAATGTTCATGCAAGGGAAGAATATAGAAGAAAATCTGTAACTGCTCCGGTATGTATTGGGCAAATTTGTGGATTTGGAATTTATGGATACGTTATGGCTATGATGGTATTTGTAAATATGAATATTTAA
- the aroB gene encoding 3-dehydroquinate synthase: MHTLNINLPQKNYPIYIEKGLINNIGEELKKIYKNKKIAIITDANVEKIYGEKIRNNLKNDFEVKMIVLDPGEKSKSIDVLQNVYDELLDFEITRADLIIAFGGGVVGDLTGFVASTLLRGIPFVQIPTSLLAQIDSSVGGKVAVNLPKGKNLIGSFYHPEAVYIDPELLNTLDKRFLYDGMAEVIKYGCIRDENLFQNLLKYNSDQELFNNIEEIIYRCCKIKKDIVESDEKDTGERMILNFGHTLGHTIEKHFKYEKYTHGEAVAIGMHYITKKSEDIGITQKGTVDKIKKILIKYKLPYELPNMNKKEAIETINLDKKNKGDDINIILLKRIGDSFLKKIDRKDMNIYIKI, encoded by the coding sequence ATGCATACTTTAAATATAAATCTTCCTCAGAAAAATTATCCTATATATATTGAAAAAGGGCTGATAAATAACATTGGAGAAGAGTTGAAAAAAATATACAAGAACAAGAAAATAGCTATAATTACAGATGCAAATGTTGAAAAAATATATGGAGAAAAAATAAGAAATAATCTTAAAAATGATTTTGAAGTCAAAATGATTGTTTTAGATCCTGGTGAAAAAAGTAAATCAATAGATGTTCTTCAAAATGTTTATGATGAGCTTTTAGATTTTGAAATAACTAGAGCTGATTTAATAATAGCATTTGGAGGAGGTGTTGTTGGGGATTTGACAGGTTTTGTAGCTTCTACACTACTTAGAGGAATACCATTTGTACAAATTCCAACATCTCTACTTGCACAAATTGACAGCAGTGTAGGTGGAAAGGTAGCAGTTAACTTACCTAAAGGTAAAAATCTTATAGGAAGCTTTTATCATCCAGAAGCAGTTTATATAGATCCAGAGTTATTAAATACTCTTGATAAAAGATTCCTATATGACGGAATGGCTGAGGTAATAAAGTATGGTTGTATAAGGGATGAAAATTTATTTCAAAATCTACTCAAATATAATAGTGATCAAGAGTTATTTAATAATATAGAAGAAATAATATATAGATGCTGCAAAATAAAGAAGGATATAGTAGAAAGTGATGAAAAAGACACAGGAGAGAGAATGATATTAAATTTTGGGCATACTTTAGGTCATACTATAGAAAAACATTTTAAATATGAAAAGTATACTCATGGAGAAGCTGTAGCAATAGGGATGCATTATATAACTAAAAAAAGCGAGGATATAGGTATAACTCAAAAAGGAACAGTAGATAAAATAAAGAAAATACTGATTAAGTATAAACTACCATATGAACTGCCTAATATGAATAAAAAAGAAGCTATCGAAACTATTAATTTAGATAAGAAAAATAAAGGAGATGATATTAATATTATTTTGCTAAAAAGAATAGGAGATAGTTTTTTAAAGAAGATAGATAGAAAAGATATGAATATTTATATAAAAATTTAG
- the aroC gene encoding chorismate synthase — MSGTWGNNIKLSIFGQSHGKAIGIVIDGLPAGIELNFDYINNEMQRRAPGKNKISTPRKESDEFDILSGYFNNKTTGTPLCAVIYNTNQHSKDYESIKNVMRPGHADYTGYIKYSGFNDYRGGGHFSGRLTAPLVFAGAVAKQILERKDIIIGSHIKSIGNINEEYFDWVNLKGEFLKEIVKKDFPVIDDEIGIKMKELILKEKEEEDSVGGIVETAVINFPVGIGSPFFNSIESKLAHILFSIPAVKGVEFGAGFYITKMKGSEANDEFFIDEDKVKTYTNNNGGVLGGITSGMPIIFRTAFKPTPSIGKVQKTVDISKRENIQINVTGRHDPCIVQRAVPVVEAACAVSLLDLVIEREGVKWII; from the coding sequence ATGAGTGGAACATGGGGGAATAATATAAAACTTTCAATCTTTGGGCAGTCTCATGGAAAAGCCATAGGAATAGTTATAGATGGTCTTCCAGCAGGTATAGAATTGAATTTTGATTATATAAATAACGAAATGCAAAGAAGAGCACCAGGTAAGAATAAAATATCTACACCAAGAAAAGAAAGTGATGAGTTTGATATATTAAGTGGATATTTTAACAATAAAACAACAGGAACACCACTATGTGCTGTTATATATAACACGAATCAACATTCGAAAGATTATGAATCTATAAAAAATGTTATGAGACCAGGTCATGCCGATTATACAGGATATATAAAATACTCAGGTTTTAATGATTATAGAGGGGGAGGACATTTTTCAGGGAGATTAACTGCACCATTAGTTTTTGCAGGAGCAGTAGCAAAACAAATTTTAGAAAGAAAAGATATAATAATTGGAAGTCATATAAAAAGCATAGGTAATATAAATGAAGAATATTTTGATTGGGTAAATCTTAAAGGTGAATTTTTGAAAGAGATAGTAAAAAAAGATTTTCCTGTTATTGATGATGAAATAGGGATAAAAATGAAAGAATTAATTTTAAAAGAAAAAGAAGAAGAGGATTCTGTAGGAGGAATAGTTGAAACGGCAGTAATAAACTTCCCAGTAGGAATAGGTTCACCATTTTTTAATTCAATTGAAAGTAAACTTGCACATATACTATTTTCTATTCCAGCAGTAAAAGGAGTTGAATTTGGAGCAGGATTTTATATTACTAAAATGAAAGGTTCTGAGGCTAATGATGAATTTTTTATAGATGAAGATAAAGTTAAAACCTATACAAACAATAATGGAGGAGTACTCGGTGGAATTACTAGTGGTATGCCTATTATATTTAGAACTGCATTTAAACCTACTCCTTCAATAGGAAAAGTGCAGAAAACAGTTGATATATCTAAAAGAGAGAATATACAAATAAATGTAACGGGACGTCATGATCCATGTATTGTACAAAGAGCAGTACCAGTTGTTGAAGCTGCTTGTGCTGTATCTTTGTTAGATTTAGTGATAGAAAGGGAGGGGGTAAAATGGATAATTTAA
- the trpE gene encoding anthranilate synthase component I, translating to MIYPDYYKFENLSESSKMVPICMEIEGDMDTPITLYRKLCKSKNSFLLESVENGEKWGKFSFIGRNPFIIVKCNGDKVIINKEDKVINKKGNSIEIIKKLINDYKSPKINNMPDFTGGAVGYMGYDIIRNYEKLPNVNKDDIKMPDVHLLITKEVIAYDHTKQKIKIIVNTLIKDEIKKCYEQGIKRLKEIKKEILENNFYVEEQRENSEEIKYSSNETKEEFMEKVLKAKEYIRNGDIFQVVLSQRFEVETSINPFKAYRTLRTFNPSPYMYYINFGDYQIVGSSPELLVKANKGIVETCPIAGTRPRGKDIKEDDKYSKELLEDEKERAEHLMLVDLARNDIGKISEFGTVKVNQYMQIQKYSHVMHIVSNVIGKMKKEYDMYDALVACQPAGTVSGAPKVRAMEIIDELENNKRGVYAGAIGYLGFNGNMDTCIAIRTVVFKDNTAYIQAGAGIVADSNPESEHNETLKKAKALIETIKKVGEGEY from the coding sequence ATGATTTATCCAGATTATTACAAATTCGAGAATTTAAGTGAAAGTTCAAAGATGGTTCCTATCTGTATGGAGATAGAAGGAGATATGGATACACCAATTACTCTATATAGGAAGCTTTGCAAAAGTAAAAACAGCTTTCTTTTAGAAAGTGTAGAAAATGGTGAAAAATGGGGAAAGTTTTCTTTTATTGGGAGAAATCCGTTTATTATTGTAAAATGCAATGGCGATAAGGTAATTATTAATAAAGAAGATAAAGTTATTAATAAAAAAGGAAATTCAATAGAAATTATTAAAAAATTAATTAATGATTATAAATCTCCTAAAATTAACAATATGCCTGATTTTACAGGTGGAGCAGTAGGATATATGGGATATGACATTATAAGAAATTATGAAAAACTACCTAATGTAAATAAAGATGATATAAAAATGCCAGATGTACACCTTTTAATTACAAAAGAGGTAATTGCTTATGATCATACAAAACAGAAGATAAAAATCATTGTTAATACATTAATAAAAGATGAGATAAAAAAATGTTATGAACAAGGAATAAAGAGATTAAAAGAAATAAAAAAAGAAATATTAGAAAATAATTTTTATGTTGAAGAACAACGAGAAAATTCAGAAGAAATAAAATATTCAAGCAATGAAACGAAAGAAGAATTTATGGAAAAAGTCTTAAAAGCAAAAGAATATATAAGAAATGGAGATATATTTCAAGTTGTATTATCACAACGATTTGAGGTTGAAACAAGTATTAATCCATTTAAAGCATATAGAACGTTAAGAACTTTCAATCCATCACCATATATGTATTATATAAATTTTGGAGATTATCAAATAGTTGGTTCATCACCAGAATTACTAGTAAAAGCAAATAAAGGGATAGTAGAAACGTGTCCTATAGCAGGAACAAGACCTAGAGGAAAAGATATAAAAGAAGATGATAAGTATTCTAAAGAATTATTAGAAGATGAAAAAGAAAGAGCAGAACATTTGATGCTTGTAGATCTTGCAAGAAATGATATTGGTAAAATATCAGAATTTGGAACTGTTAAAGTAAACCAATATATGCAAATACAGAAGTATTCTCATGTTATGCATATTGTATCAAATGTAATTGGAAAAATGAAAAAAGAATACGATATGTATGATGCCTTAGTAGCTTGTCAGCCTGCTGGAACAGTATCTGGAGCACCAAAAGTAAGAGCTATGGAAATAATTGATGAACTAGAAAATAACAAAAGAGGTGTATATGCAGGTGCAATTGGATATCTGGGTTTTAACGGCAACATGGATACCTGCATAGCTATAAGAACTGTTGTATTTAAAGATAATACTGCTTATATACAGGCAGGAGCTGGAATTGTTGCTGATTCTAATCCAGAAAGTGAGCATAACGAAACATTAAAAAAGGCGAAAGCTCTTATTGAGACAATAAAAAAAGTAGGGGAGGGAGAATATTGA